CACATCATGTATAGACAATAGTTCAAATAGCAAGACTGTTTCTTTTGGAAAATGATGATAGTATTTGGTGTGTGTTTCTCCAATTTGTTCTTTACATTTTCTGAAATTTTCATCAAGATCTTTAATTAAGTTGTAATGTTCTTCAGAAATACGGTGCTTCGGATCTTTCAATATAGTATTTATTGATATAAATGCTTGGTGAAGTTTTTCTTTATCTATATTAGTTATAATACTATAATTTGACAGATGTTGTAAATTTCCAATGTGAAATAGTATTTGTTGTAGCAATGTTAATTTTTTATGTTCAATTTGAAAATCTCTCATTTCTTTCGTAGTATGCCTATGGAATTTCCACTCAGCACGCTGATAGTGACATAGTTGTAAAGTTTTTTCATAGCTTTTGGTTATAGCTTGAAATTGTTGAACAGTTTGTGTCTTTTTGGTGTTTGTAAGACCTAAAATATCATGACCAATTACTTCAATCGTTTGAGCTGTGTCTACAAACAGCTTATCAATTGATTTATGTATAATTGGAGAGAATTTTGGTGGTAATATGATCAAGTTTACTAACGTAGATACGAACAAGCCAATGGATGTTGTTAGTAGTCTTGTAAAAAACGCAAGTATAAAATTATCACCTGTCACTGGAATCATTGCAACAGCTGTTAAGGTTGCCACTAAAATGCCATCATCCAGTTTTAATCGATGGCATAATAATATCGTACTTGTTGCTGCAAGGGCATAGGAAAGAGGGTCTTCACCAATAAAAGCTGTAAAGGTTAATGAAAATGCCGCTCCAATAGCTGAAGCCGGGAAGCGAACGACACCTTTCTTAATAGATTCTGCAGCTGTTGGCTCAATTGTTACAATAGCTGTAATAACGGCAAAAATAGCCGGAAGGTTAAGTAACTCGCATATATAAGCTGTAATAAAAACCGCGAGTCCCGTCTTAAAGACTCGTCCCCCGAATATTTTGAATTTATTTACAAATCTTTTCATTTCTTCAAACTCCGTCTCATTGTTCACCTTATCTTGTTAAATTTTGGCTGTTGTGGCCACTAAGTATAGTCACGAATACAACTAGATTCATAGCACATTAGCTATTTCTAATAAAGCCCTTCTGGTTGTTTTTATGTAGTAGAACTGTGTAGTTCACGTAAGGCTGTTTTTCGTTTATTAGTTACTTTACGTAATAAGGGCTAAATACGAATATGACTAACGTTTAGGGCATCTCTTTTTTTAAAGACTATAAAAATCATATCATACATATCAATAACACAACTATATGTAAAAAAAGCAAAATATTTTACGAAAAGAGCCTTTTTATTTCATCTTTACAGTTGGGATAGTTTTGATGAGATACTTTTCAAATTTACTTGAAAGGCCATACAGGTTGTTACCATTAATATTATAATATCAATGATAAGAAATAAGGTAATCATTTTTATTTTTTTAGAAAAAAAAATATAACTATATTATAATTAATGAGTATTTTTAATAATTGGAGGATTATACGAATGAAAACCATCACAATTGCAATTTTATCAATTTTTGCTGCTTACATAACTGGCTGTAGCCAAGGTGATGTTACTAAGGAAACTGTCGCAATTGACAATGAAAAAGTAAACAGTGAGGAGATAACGGAAGTAGACGATAGTAATTCAACAAACATAAACACAACAACGAAATCTAGTGTGGAAGAGGAATTTAATAACACTGAGGAATTGGAAATAACAGAGTTAGAACCCCAATATATAATAAATCCGAATCATTGGGGAGTTGAACCAATAGGTGATGCTAATGAAAATGTATTATTATTAACAATTGATGATGCTCCAGACAAATACAGCTTGCAGATGGCTCATACTTTACAGTCCTTGAATGTAAAAGCGATCTTTTTTGTGAATGGCCATTTTATTGATAGTGAAGAAGAGCAAGAGGTATTGAAGCAAATATATGAACTTGGCTTTCCCATAGGCAATCATACATGGTCTCATAATAATTTAAGTGAATTATCTGAAGTTGAGCAATATGATGAAATTGTAAAATTAAATGATGAAATAGAAAAAATAATTGGAATGAGGCCACATTTTTTTCGAGCTCCATACGGGGTGAATACTGAATACTCGAAACAACTAGTTGCTGAAGAAAATATGGTGTTAATGAATTGGTCATATGGATACGACTTTGACAAAAAATATATGACTGAAGAGTCAATTTTAGATATTATGGTAAATACGCCACTTCTACGTAACGGTGCGAATTTATTGATGCATGATCGAGAATGGACAAACGATGCGTTACAGGAAATTGTTATTCAGTTACAAAAGAACGGTTATGACATGGTTGATCCAGCGTTAATAAAAATCAATCCAAATGTAAATTAAGATGTCATCTTAGTTATTCATTATTGATATAATTTTCTTTCGGTTGTGGGCTAAGATCGTATTTTGATAAACTTAACTCTATAGGTAATTAGGTGGGTGGATCCACCTGATTACCTATAAATCTAGCTTACCTAATAAATTCATTTATATCTAGATGTGAATGAGCATTGTACATATGTTAATAATAATAGATCGTTCTGCCATTAAATAGGTGCAATTCTCCAGAAACTTTTTTAGCTAAAAATTTACAAAATTCATTAGCTTTCCCCTTGTCTCCGTGTGTGGATTGCTTTAACAAACTTACTTGTATATATTGTTGTTGGCGTATCTCTTTAGAATCCATGTCTTCAATGCTTTCGTTACCTATACCAACAATGATTGATTTATATTGTTTATGTTCAGACTGTAAGTGGAATAAATCATTGTTGCCATCATTAATCTTTGTTATCCTGTAAGGAAAGGCTGAATCATCATATTTCCAGTCAAGCTGCTTTCCTGTTTTGTTAGTGATCTCTTTATAATATTTAAACAGGTCTTCTACATCATCTAATGTAATATCATGTTTCTTAGATTTTGGCACTAGTTTTATGTATGCGTTGTTTGCCATTCTCTTCACTCCCAATTCTGAATATGCACGTTCGATTACATTCTAGCATTCTCATTGAGAAGTTGACAACTTCTTGAACAATTAATCCATGAACTTGTCAAAGGTTTAGAATTGATTTATAATAATATTCTGAATATTATTTTGCTGAAGGAGGTTGTTTATGAACCTATTTGAAAAATTATACGATGAGCAAGAGACGGTTAAGGTACGTTTTGTCGGTTTTACAACAACAGAAACGAGATATGATTTTGGCATCATTTACACAAGTATGTTTTTTGGAAAACCGTTAGTCGTATGTATGCAAACTGGGCGTTCAACCCTTCTAGACCCTAAAGATGTTGAGGATCATGACCATTTACACCATGTTTTCCGCCTAGACTCTAAAGATGAAGCAGCAGACCTCGCTGAATTCTTCAAAGTAAACTTACCTGTATCTCCATTCCAATCCCAATATGAATAGTGCTCATTTAAAAGATGACTTTATTGTCATCTTTTTTTCTTTATGTTTTGGCTGTTTTCGCATTGATAGTTATCATATAGAACGTAAGCATGTAGCTTTCCTTCTCATATAGCGCTTATTTCAATCCAACCGTAGTCAAAAAAAGTCCCAAATTTATGAAAAGAGCCAATATTATATTACAGATATTAAAAGCAATAATTATTTTTATGTGACATACTAATTGTGCTTGACTAAATATATGTGACATATTATTATTAAATTAAATAAAAGATAACGCTTTCAATAATTCAATTTTGTGCAGTTGTCGGGGTCGTTTGAGTGGTCATAAAACGAAAGGGGTTTGATGGATGGGAACAATCGTATGTCAGTCGTGTAACAGTACAATTGACCATTATGAGGATGAAAAAGTTACGATACTGTATGGGAAAAGTACTGAGTGTTGTTGCGAAGATCACAAAGAGAACTAACAAACAAGTATGTTCGGTTTTTGGGGAGATAACATTAAAAAATAACGTTATTGGGGACACAATTCATATGAATTGGTGTCTCCTTTTTATTGTTTCATAATAGGTATGCAGTTGTTCTCTACATAATTTAGGTTGAAGTTACTCCTAAGCAACGATTGAAATTGTAAATAAATTTCTATTAATAAGATATCATTTTCTAAGGTAGTTCGCTTAATACGAAGTGAACTTATTTTTTGAAGAAAATTGGAATTTTTATGCTAAAATAAATATACATTGTGAAATGATTGGCTTAAACGATCGAGGAAGACTGTTTCATTTATTACAAAAAAAGATAAGAGAAACAAGCTAAAAGAGAGGTGGATTTTCTGGATTTACATTATCAAGAATCTGGGGATAAGAATGCTTCATTAATGGTATTTTTGCACGGTGGTGGAGTAAGCAGTTGGATGTGGGAAAAACAAATTCAATACTTCAGTCATTATCATTGCATTACAATAGATTTACCGGAACAAGGGGGAAGTAATTATACGGAAAGCTTTTCAATTCAATTAAGTGCAGAAAAAATAAATGATTTAATAGAAAAAATAGCAAACGGTAAAAAAGTAATTGTTATTGGTTTCTCATTAGGTGCACAAGTAA
This Cytobacillus sp. IB215665 DNA region includes the following protein-coding sequences:
- a CDS encoding FUSC family protein; protein product: MKRFVNKFKIFGGRVFKTGLAVFITAYICELLNLPAIFAVITAIVTIEPTAAESIKKGVVRFPASAIGAAFSLTFTAFIGEDPLSYALAATSTILLCHRLKLDDGILVATLTAVAMIPVTGDNFILAFFTRLLTTSIGLFVSTLVNLIILPPKFSPIIHKSIDKLFVDTAQTIEVIGHDILGLTNTKKTQTVQQFQAITKSYEKTLQLCHYQRAEWKFHRHTTKEMRDFQIEHKKLTLLQQILFHIGNLQHLSNYSIITNIDKEKLHQAFISINTILKDPKHRISEEHYNLIKDLDENFRKCKEQIGETHTKYYHHFPKETVLLFELLSIHDVLEEVEHLTRNQSKRDKEYTSINTNKSPE
- a CDS encoding polysaccharide deacetylase family protein, translated to MKTITIAILSIFAAYITGCSQGDVTKETVAIDNEKVNSEEITEVDDSNSTNINTTTKSSVEEEFNNTEELEITELEPQYIINPNHWGVEPIGDANENVLLLTIDDAPDKYSLQMAHTLQSLNVKAIFFVNGHFIDSEEEQEVLKQIYELGFPIGNHTWSHNNLSELSEVEQYDEIVKLNDEIEKIIGMRPHFFRAPYGVNTEYSKQLVAEENMVLMNWSYGYDFDKKYMTEESILDIMVNTPLLRNGANLLMHDREWTNDALQEIVIQLQKNGYDMVDPALIKINPNVN
- a CDS encoding DUF1885 family protein, coding for MANNAYIKLVPKSKKHDITLDDVEDLFKYYKEITNKTGKQLDWKYDDSAFPYRITKINDGNNDLFHLQSEHKQYKSIIVGIGNESIEDMDSKEIRQQQYIQVSLLKQSTHGDKGKANEFCKFLAKKVSGELHLFNGRTIYYY
- a CDS encoding DUF3055 domain-containing protein; this encodes MNLFEKLYDEQETVKVRFVGFTTTETRYDFGIIYTSMFFGKPLVVCMQTGRSTLLDPKDVEDHDHLHHVFRLDSKDEAADLAEFFKVNLPVSPFQSQYE
- a CDS encoding GapA-binding peptide SR1P encodes the protein MGTIVCQSCNSTIDHYEDEKVTILYGKSTECCCEDHKEN